One Dysidea avara chromosome 7, odDysAvar1.4, whole genome shotgun sequence genomic region harbors:
- the LOC136260223 gene encoding O-methyltransferase MdmC-like — MMDWKIVAGVGCASLAAAGAGYLVYRLGQKSARSDQRFPGIDKTYATDDPINLYIIDHTTINPVLMKLHKLSTSHSKGLMTTAIEQDTFLTLLTKSVNAKKVIDIGMFFGCSAMALALGLPDGGKVVGLEINSEYIENGKPFFAEAGISDKIDIRIKDAEEGLSEMIKDGESGTYDIAFLDAFKQRYPFYLEPVHTLLRPGGLFVIDNALFHGRVIDPQVDDDSTRGVRRLNNMLKNDRRFEIVLLKVADGILIARKL, encoded by the exons AT GATGGACTGGAAGATTGTTGCTGGAGTAGGATGTGCTAGCTTGGCAGCTGCTGGAGCAGGTTACCTGGTCTACCGACTTGGTCAGAAAAGTGCTCGTTCTGACCAAAGATTTCCTGGTATTGACAAGACCTATGCAACTGACGATCCTATTAATCTCTATATAATTGACCACACCACCATCAATCCTGTACTGATGAAACTTCACAAGTTGTCTACTTCTCATTCTAAAGGACTCATGACTACAGCTATTGAGCAAGACACTTTCCTTACGCTACTTACCAAATCCGTAAATGCCAAAAAAGTTATTGATATTGGAATGTTCTTTGGATGTAGTGCTATGGCATTGGCACTTGGGCTACCAGATGGCGGGAAAGTGGTTGGTCTGGAAATAAATTCAGAGTACATAGAAAATGGAAAGCCATTTTTTGCTGAAGCAGGAATAAGTGATAAAATTGACATACGCATAAAAGATGCTGAAGAAGGTCTTTCTGAGATGATCAAAGATGGGGAAAGTGGCACATATGACATCGCTTTCTTGGATGCTTTCAAGCAGAGATATCCTTTTTACCTTGAACCAGTTCATACTCTACTGCGTCCAGGAGGCTTGTTTGTCATTGATAATGCTCTTTTTCATGGCAGAGTTATTGATCCACAAGTTGATGATGACAGTACACGTGGTGTCCGCCGGCTGAACAACATGTTAAAAAATGACCGTCGATTTGAAATAGTCTTGCTTAAAGTAGCAGATGGAATTTTAATAGCCAGAAAATTGTAA